The window CCACCCAATCTCAAATCCCCGCCGGACTCAGCCCAACACACATTCTATAAATCGACCATTTTTCACGCACAACACAAACCTGCAATAAACCTCTCCTAGTCAAGAAGAGAACAATCTCTTTACATGCACCACAAAATGAAGATACTTAGCATGTTTTTCGTGTTGTTTTTCTTCGTCTCGGCTGCTTTTGCCGGGGATTTCTACCAAGATTTCGCTGTGACATGGGGCGGGGGACGGGCAAGATCCTTCGACAATGGGAATTCGCTTACACTGACATTGGACAGGGGTTCTGGCTCCGGATTCAGGTCCAAGAAACAGTTCCTCTTTGGGAAGATCGACATGAAGATCAAGCTTGTGCCTGGAAATTCTGCTGGCACGGTTACAACATACTATGTAAGTAAATAAATATCCATGCATATGTATGTATAGATATGTTTCACTCAAATTTATAATCCACTTTAGAGCCGACAAGGGAAAGTTATCTGGTGTTAAAAACACAACTTTTGACTCGCGAAATACATCATAGCATCCTTGTAACAACAAGAAACAATGGATGATGCATCAGTTCTTTTACTAACTGGATTCATTATGTGTGTTTTAGTTATCATCACTTGGACAATTCCACGATGAAATCGACTTCGAATTTCTTGGTAACCTGAGCGGGCAACCTTATGTTATGCATACAAATATATATGCACAAGGCAAAGGCAGCAAAGAGCAGCAATTTTATCTCTGGTTTGATCCCACCAAGGACTTCCACACTTACTCCATCCAATGGAATCCTCAAAGCATCTTGTAAGGCTAATAATAATAACagcacccccccccccccccccaaccaCCCCAAGaacacacacacgcacacacttGTACGTGCTTGCGTACGCAAGCAGGGGTAGATTGTGTTGGCGGCctaaaataaatttcaaaccGTCTGGAAGTTGTTGAGCCTGTCTTTGTATAAAACTTGATGATTATTTTGTCTAATTAGTATGTTCAATAAATTTGAACAGATTTTCAGTCGACGGAACTCCAGTGAGGCAATTCAAGAATCTTGAATCTCGAGGGATACCGTTCCCGAAAAGCCAGCCGATGTGGATATACGCGAGCCTATGGAATGCGGATGACTGGGCAACAAGAGGTGGACTAGTGAAAACGGATTGGTCAAAGGCTCCTTTCTATGCTACTTTCACTGGATTCAATGCCCTCTCTTGCCCCAACTATGCTTCATGTTCAACGAACTCTTGGTTTTCACAGTCACTGGATTATGCTGCCATTGAAAAAATGAAGTGGATACAGAAGAATTATATGGTCTACAATTATTGCACTGATTACAGGAGGTTTCCTCAAGGGTTCCCCCCAGAATGCTCGATTGCATGATGCTAAAGATTTTAATGAAGTCCAagatctttaaatttttttatgttgtTTACGTTTAtgcttttcttttttcctttttggGTTTGGGTTTTGACAGTTGGCGGTGTTCTGTtctgttcttttttttttaatccttCTACCAACCCCTACGGATCATATATCCATATATAGGTGTGTAAAAAGTTTGTATATTTTATTCTTTGGAAgtgtttaaataataataataataataataataataataataataataataataagaatggTGTGCTGAGAAATGTCTAAATAAATGTTTTTGACTTGGGATGCTCAAATAAAGAAATTTATCCATTTATATCCACTTATTTTACATGCACGTACACAACCACTATGATTGGAACCAAACCCAAGTCCttgtaaataaatcattttactAAAATTAGTATTGACTTGAATCTTGCTTGGATTTCGTGCCACTATTTCTGAGACAGTCAGACAGCTCATGTGATCTACTACACCCAATTAAAGCAACCAACCAGTCTAGCCACAAGCCCAAATGACACCCATACTCCTTCTAAAGGGAGATATCCCAAGTTCGAGACCTTTGAAATCCTCTccccattaaaaaaaaaaagaagtaaaAATCAACCAGTCTCAACTTGATGAATCCAATAATGAAAAAGCACCGACAATAGGAGATAAACAGCGACGCTCGCCTTTCACTGCCTGAAAACTTAAGGAAAATTGGCCAACGTATCCACAAGATATTGATCCATTCCATTTACTGTCAAATCCAAAATTTGCTGTAACTGCCTAATTTCAAGTCTCTCAATGAGTCAGTCAAATGACTTTTGTGCAGGATAGGTTTAAGTTTTAACAACCACTATGATTCAAATCACTTTGAGGTGATAAGTGGACCAACTTTATCctctttaataaaaaaatagctCAAGTATCACGTTTCGGTCAATGCGCTATAGGGTGTACATGCAGAATAATAGAGAGCAATTGTCGATCGCTAACACATTCTCTTTCAACCATTCCATAATCCAAGATTTGCCAATACATGTCTATGTTTGTTAGATGTCGTATTTTGGACAACTTAGAGCGGAGTAGTACACCTAAACGGAATGGAGCATGTATCTAATGTAGCCAACACAGTGAAAATTTTAGTATACCAGTGATAAAAAAATCACTCTCTTTCTGTGCCACAGAAGAATCAAGATGAAACATGAACATAAGAGGATTTCTTCTACAAACTGAGTTCATATATAAAACAATTATGTAAACATTGAAGAAAAGCAATGTCATCTCTTGTAAACCGAATTGTATTGAATCTAATCCAGGAAGTACAACAGTGTACTACCTTGAATTTTCCCAAAGATCAATTCCAACTTAGAAAAGAACAGAGAAACTTATTCGGTCGCACCAATCATCGTTAAATATAAGATTTAAGGCATAttgtttaatttaatataaaacaactcaaagaaaggtactgaaatattttaaagtcgCCTCTTGTAAATTACATTATATTGAATCTGATCCAGGTCGTTGgtgtttaatttttaatatattctaAGCCTTCCGTAGTATTTTTTAGAGAATTAGAGGCACTAGTACTCTACAATTAAACATACTCCAGTGTTCTACCTTGAAGTTTCCCACAGTCAAATTACAACTTAGAAAAGAACATAGAAACTTTCAGTCGTGCCAATCAGTGTTTATATCtaagatttaaatgtttaatttaatataaaacaactcaaatcaaagggaataaaaaatattttactgaaTCAAAGCAGTCTTAGTGAAATATCAGTTCAATACAATTAAACAAAAATGAAGTAAAGAAAAGTTCGATCAAGAATCCCAATAAAGTGTTAGACAACTAACATGAAAATGAGTGAGATGGAGTATTATACCCTATAAGAAGCCTCTCGAAATTCAAACCCCAGAAACTGGTGCAGCATTTTCTCTCTTTGGCCTGTCATACGTGGAAGCACAAGGCAAGCACAgtagatgttttttttttctaggCAAGTACAGTAGAATTGCCTAAAGAAAGCATTAGGCAAGTATAGTAGATGCTTTTTTCTGCAATCTTTACCTCAACAATGGGAAACTAAAAATGTCAGTACATTAACATGTCTGAAGCAATAAACTCCATCACATATTAATATAGTTATATTGCAGAGATCAAAATTCATTCAAGAATACAATAAATTTTACAtgattttcttgtagtgacctTTACATGTTCCTCAGCATTTAAGGGGGATCTTGCAGTCAACTCAATATATGGAGGTGAGAAATTACATCATTTGTGTCATTGCAAGCATGCTGAGAGTGTTCATATGCAAATAATGTCTGAATTTGTAAAATGTTGTGGGACAAAATTGCACTCAAAGCTTAAAAGGCAACCCAAAGTACTTATATATATCTCAATATAGACAACACGAACCTCCACAAGACAGAAAGTTATATTTGTGACGGCAAATTATGATAGCAGAGAGGAAAAACAATTTACTTCAGCCACAGGGAGAAGCCCATTTGTATGTGGCTATAAGAGTCTAGACATAAGTTAAATACAATGTAAATTGAAAAAACATATTAGAAATTTTTCACCATTTTGATTTCCATTTATAATGTTTTCAACATCATGTCACCTAGACATCACACTACAAGCAAAAGATCAATGTTATCTGCAGACCACGAGACATTTTCGAAGGAAAGCTACTGAACAAAAGCACTTGAAAACTAGTACATTCTCTGGTTGACATAGTGAAATTTTTTAGACAATTTTCATGATTAAATCTTAAAAAGAAACCAGACAATACAACAGAAAAACAATAAACAGTGACAGTCGTAGGCAATACATGAAATTTCAAGAAAACAGTTACCAGCATCACTAATGTATCTGGCTCCCTATGAAAATAAACTCTTAGCGTAATTACAAAGCCATGCCCGCTCCCCTGCAATCAGATGTTCCATGATTATTAAGTGCTTTTGTATATGTCATGACAATCAAGATAGACTCGCTTAGCATCAATCATTGTTTCCCAATTAAGATAATCCAAAGGAACAGTGGATTTGAGAAAGTTTATGCTGAACGCCTGAACCCTTTCATGATAATACAATATTCCGTAATCCATTTCTCATTCTTTATATCCTTTATCACCCAAGTATCTATTGTTAGCAAGGGCGTACCACATTGTCCATCGAgcacaatctccctcccaattcCACCAGGGACCAAGCACCCCGAGGGTCGAAAAAAGACCGTCTTGTGGAGACATGATGCGTAAATTTTCCTTCTCGAGAATAAGGAAACAATAGCCTCCTCTACTGATTGATTTTACCCATCCCAAATCATCAGATATAACACATTTTGAATTAACATTCTCCCATCAGCTATACCATAAGCCCAAAGCAGGGTCCAAAAACAAAAACACTAATGCACTAAGTGGGAGCGAATCTCAAACTTCTTAATGTGTCTACGGTTACATGCAAAACCAGCGTAGAGTTTTAAAATTGCACTCCTCTTAAGACAATGATGCCCAGGCCGGGTAACTCGAGAGGCTTTCACCCACCTACGGATAGGCAGTATAAATGCCTCAACCAAGCTTATAACATAAACATGGATCATATCATCTACACTAACCCAACTGAGCCCTTTCCCTTGTCGGTTACTTACTCTAAATGTTTTTCAATCACCTGTCAATTATGAGTACACATCTTAATCAAGCTCATTATGTAACATGTGCCACATAATTGAGAATAACCTGATTATAGTTCTTTTTCCATATCCGATGGATCTCTTGGGAGGGAATTCACTCACTTATCAATACTCAGTTTTCCACATTATCCACACCTATTGATGATGACCATTTCCAATATCCCACTTCCACTAGCAAGATCATCAGTGAAAGCATCAATGCTATGCCATAAGTCAAATAAGGGAGCTCAACACACACAGTACAAGTTTATTACAGaagaaaactttaaaacttactaGAAGCGATCAGCTACAAGGTCCATACGGGATACGGCTTCCTAACACCACTTTCGAACGACAAACAAACAAGTTGTCTCCGCCTCCTCCCACTCGCTAATTGCATTCTTTCCACCATCACGCAATCTCAGAAGCTCACACCGTAATCCACGCGTATAACAAAGCTCCTATCGAAAAAACTGCAGCAAAACATCCTCATCTCACAAACCCGTTCCCTCAATTGACGTCCCCAGAAGTACAACGAACCTCAGGCAATTTCACCACCAGTGAGCACTAGAATTGCAAGCATACAACCAACCTACACCACAAAAATGACATCCATTTGGCAAGGAAGCAACGCGATGTCCTTTCCATCATTTACTAGAAAATTCGAGCTTCGCACAAAACGACTGAAATTCAACGAACAAAGATCGATCCTAGCGCATTTTCCAAATGGGTTCTCGTAAAAAACAAATCTTTTTTACCAACACGATGCTTGGGTTCCTCAACCAGAGTTCTGCGTACATACAAATGGACTATGAAGCCGTGGATTAGTGCAACCATTACATTGACACGCGTTCGAATTTACGGAGCTTAGAACCCATGACCAGTTCTTCTCGTGAAATGACTCTTATTGCTGATGGCTTTCTGTTTTAACCTTGATATATACAGCTCCGGACAGTTCCTCGACATCGATGGAGATGCTTTTctgattttaattttgaaatctTCTACTTCATTTTTTAACACACACCAACTATCCTTTCCCATCCAAACCACATCAGTAGGAGAAATTGGACTAAGCAAATCAAACAAATTCATCAAAAAAGTGTTAACAAGATAATCGAATTCATGACAGTTGGCCCAACTTCCGACACCGGTTGGAAAATCTCttgaattatattatattagatAAATATTTGGTGATCGGGGAATAATCATAAGGTAATTTTGAAATCTTATTTTAACTGGTATGatctttttcttgttttgtaatctcgtcaataaaaatttaaatttttttttgagtttGGCTTACTGATAcgataaatttgaaaatctaaaAGACGAACGAAGTAGACTAAATGAATTTTTAGATTACTTTCTCTCTTTTTAAACGCAATAAAGATGAGCTAAGTTTGAGCTGACTTCGAAAAAATCTTAGCGGTTGTAAAAAATATAAGTTTCgcatataatatattaaaatttttacttcaaaaaatatatttacaatatagtcggaataaaataataaaatgtttCAAATAATAGAACatatattgtgaatatcaataagttgacccgtctcacagataaagattcgtgagacagtctcataaGAGATCTACTCTGTAAATAAACAACTTAAAAACGCACACGACACATCATTTACATTTTTCAAtgaaagaaaatgcaaaaataacataaataacCCTAGAAACTAAATAAAATCATTTGAAGAAAAGATAAAGAAAGTCGAATTTACGTGGGAAAATGACGTCGTGAAGGGGATGTGTGTGATTGCTTCATTCGCTTTGGCTttcatggatttttttttttttatgtatatttCAGAAAATAGACTGATCCAAATGTAcacaataaattttaaaaaatgggtTGGACCAATTATTGAGCTGATTAAAAAAAGGCAAaagtttgtgtgagacggtctcacggatcatatttgtgagacggatctcttatttgggtcatccatgaaaaagtattattttttatgctaagagtattattttttattgtgaatatgggtagggttgatccgtctcacggattaagatccgtgagacggtctcacatgagacctactcttaaaaAAATTAGCTTACattacaattatatatataatataactaataataataacaaaaatgATTGCATTTCATATATAACTTAGTTTTATATTTAGtagtatttttttatattttactaaTATATGTATAGTCATTGtttgaataaattaaataaaaataaaataataaatttgtttgtaattttttaaaataatatttttaatttgtgtAAAAAAACAAACATATATATTTGAGACATTAATAATATTATACTTCATTAGATGTGCTTCGTTAAAGTCAATATCAAGgaaaattaagatttttatctcgTAAGTTGATATGATTGTTATTTTAGTACAACAACTCGTTGTCAATGTTTGATTTCCATTCAATTACttgaaatttttttgttatCTGAAATCACTAAATCCAACTActattattgattttttttttcccctTCAAACTCGAATATTATTTAATGGGGAATCCGAACCCGAAAATCCAAAAGAGACGGGTGTGAGATCTACTAGGGAATATGTGGTGTCTTAGAATACGATGAATTCTGCGTACTCGAATTTACAATTGTttgaaacaaacaaaaaaaatttcaatctGATCACTCTCACGCGCTAGCTCTTGGGGGCGATTTGCAATTTCTTCATGCTTTGCTTACACATTAAGTTTGGAGCGAAGAAAAACTTATTTATAAAGCAGAGAATTCACATGTGGTTTTCAAGTCAAGTAAATACGTTGACATATCAAAGTCACGTGTCTATGTCAAGTTCATCATAGAAATTTTCAGTGCAATAGAAATTGAGTCGGTTTTCGCTTAATGGGCCAGATTGGATTCGACTCTGATTTAGTATTCAAAACTTGGTTGACAGATATTCTAAACTTTTCTTGCTTTTGGAATATTTTGATTAATTAAGAAATTATCTCTTACCGTAAATTAAAGAAAGATGGTAGCTTTTTAGTATTTTCGTTGCAGAAAATTAAACTAAAGGCAGATATTCATACCAAGAACCAACAACGAGAAAGGTGAAAAGATTCTTATTGCACAAGGCACCCATTTCGTGAAGAACTTTAATTTCTGGTCCAGCCGTTAGTTTTCATGTTATTTACAAATTAATTTTCACATTTTTTCAATGACACAAAATCGAAATATCCGATCCGAGTAAATCGCTAGGAAGGAGACCGGAAAGGGTCCTTTCCTGTCTcccattttcttgattttttttttccgaaCAAGCCCATCTGCACATTCGCTCAGGTCCACATGATTGCGAAAGATTTCGCAATTTTCATTTATGTTACATTTCATGAATTCTTGGATCAGGATTTCAGCTGGTTTATATTGAATAGATGTATTCAAGATTAGATTTTGGTCTGAAACTGACCTTGTTTGGTTTTCTTGCTTTGGGCTGATTAAACTCATGTTTTGATCTAATGTATtatattcttgaattacttGCCTGTTCCTGAGTTATTCTGATTCGATTCAACTGTAAAATAGGAAAAATCACCTATTTTCTtgacaattttatttttgtgaGCCTCATGTTTCTTTTCCACGATTCCATAAATTTCCTGGATTTCTGACCTCAACCTCGTTTCTTATGATAAAAAAAGATTACTTTTTCTGGTTTATCGCATTGACTGACATTGATCTCTTCttaattcttaatttcattgcGGTATATCTTCAGGGTTGTGTCTCCCCTTACATTAATTAAACAAGGCCTATAAAGGGCCTTGAAGATCAAAGAAAAAAGAAGAGCCAGATGGAGTTTGTGAACAGTAGTTTGACAAGAGATGGGGTGAATTACTACCCACATCTATTTGGTGGTATAATGCTTACTTGTGCATTGCTAAGTTTTTCGACAAGCTACTTCGGTGCGATTAGTGTTCCGACCGTGCCTTTCCTTATTCCTCAATTGAGGTTTTTTCATAAGAAAAAGAGCACCAAGAAACATGTTCGCGTCTATATGGATGGATGCTTCGATCTGATGCACTATGGCCATGCAAATGCTTTGAGACAAGCAAAGGAGTTGGGGGATGAATTGGTTGTGGGAGTTGTGAGTGATGAAGAGATCATTGCGAATAAAGGGCCTCCTGTTTTATCCatgcaagaaaggtataaatgcGGTGCAAACGAATTGTGTATGTTTTGAAATgtctcttttattttttaaccgGAATGAGTGTTTCTCCAACAATATATAGCTGATTGGCTCGCTGAAGTTAGAAAAATGAGTGCTTGCTATTTAAGAGCATGGTAAGCTTCATTAATTGGAATAATTGTGTCATAGattttatgtgatcttggtgaaTTGAATTTCATCGTTCTGTTCAATTTTGCGTAGTTCCAGAGCCTCAGTCAAGATTCATTCAGAGTCTATCCGGGATTTTGTCTTTCGTCGCTCTCTTCTTATCTTGCGAGATTTTCCTTCATTGGAATGAACAATGAACTGGTGACTGAAATAAAAaaagatactggtgcatcagcTATCGTGGGTGGTAAAATGTATCTCGGGTGCTTCTAATTTTTTCGCAATGCAGCATTTGGGATTTATGATTACTTCGTGTTTTCCGGGTTTTGTCATCCATATTATGATAACATTTTATGCAAtgataaatattttgaaaatcttTCATCCTGAAAGCATGGCCGACattggaaaatatttttttgtcctTTTTGAAAACTTTTTAGATTGTTTACCACTCCTTTGCTTTATATTTGTATTTGTACTTATTTCAAATTCAGCATGCACACTCAATGCTGTAATGAGACAAATTCTTGGCTACTACCTGTTTCATTTCTTTGGACAGAT is drawn from Primulina eburnea isolate SZY01 chromosome 10, ASM2296580v1, whole genome shotgun sequence and contains these coding sequences:
- the LOC140842680 gene encoding xyloglucan endotransglucosylase/hydrolase protein 24-like, which encodes MHHKMKILSMFFVLFFFVSAAFAGDFYQDFAVTWGGGRARSFDNGNSLTLTLDRGSGSGFRSKKQFLFGKIDMKIKLVPGNSAGTVTTYYLSSLGQFHDEIDFEFLGNLSGQPYVMHTNIYAQGKGSKEQQFYLWFDPTKDFHTYSIQWNPQSILFSVDGTPVRQFKNLESRGIPFPKSQPMWIYASLWNADDWATRGGLVKTDWSKAPFYATFTGFNALSCPNYASCSTNSWFSQSLDYAAIEKMKWIQKNYMVYNYCTDYRRFPQGFPPECSIA